In a genomic window of Nodosilinea sp. E11:
- a CDS encoding sensor domain-containing diguanylate cyclase, with protein sequence MSTMFERIDAVQQRALLLHQQASASPIRPELVALALEDLNLVLEELRTAHEDLLQQNQALADYRQQLETERQRYQDLFNLAPDGYLVTNAKGLIQAGNVAIAALLRLPQTSLVGKPMVLFFPVQHRRAFYALLAQINRSSQPLPTKTWETQIAPREGTAINVAMTVSISHENGEARLRWLVRDITQKKQAEAKIHRQAFYDLLTGLPNRAFLDTYLPKVLAQANRQQTQVAVAFLDLDRFKAINDSLGHGVGDQMLHQVAQRLARCLREEDLLVRWGGDEFILVISRLTATESVEHTCDRILESLQPSFAVNAHQLHIGTSIGIALFPQNGTDPTTLLRHADQALYQAKNQGRNTYRFYQSELNVNCIGDSEPS encoded by the coding sequence ATGAGCACAATGTTTGAGCGCATTGATGCCGTGCAGCAACGGGCGCTGCTGCTGCACCAGCAGGCCAGCGCGTCGCCCATTCGGCCTGAGCTAGTGGCCTTAGCCCTAGAAGACCTCAACCTGGTGCTTGAAGAATTGCGCACCGCCCACGAGGATCTGCTTCAGCAAAATCAGGCCCTGGCCGACTACCGCCAGCAGCTAGAAACCGAGCGGCAACGCTACCAAGACCTGTTTAACCTCGCCCCCGACGGCTACCTGGTGACCAATGCCAAGGGCCTTATTCAGGCGGGGAATGTGGCGATCGCCGCCCTGCTGCGACTGCCCCAGACGTCACTGGTAGGCAAACCCATGGTGCTATTTTTCCCGGTCCAGCACCGTCGTGCCTTCTATGCCCTGCTGGCCCAGATCAACCGTTCCAGCCAGCCCTTACCCACCAAAACTTGGGAAACCCAGATTGCACCCCGAGAGGGTACAGCCATCAATGTGGCCATGACCGTTTCCATCAGCCACGAGAATGGCGAAGCCCGCCTGCGCTGGTTGGTGCGAGACATCACCCAAAAAAAGCAGGCCGAAGCTAAAATTCACCGTCAGGCCTTCTACGACCTGCTTACCGGTCTACCCAACCGCGCCTTTCTCGATACCTATTTGCCCAAGGTGCTGGCCCAGGCCAATCGTCAACAGACCCAGGTGGCAGTAGCTTTTTTAGACCTTGACCGATTCAAAGCCATCAACGACAGCCTGGGCCACGGCGTAGGCGACCAAATGCTGCACCAAGTGGCCCAGCGCCTGGCCCGCTGCCTGCGCGAGGAAGATTTGCTGGTGCGCTGGGGCGGTGATGAGTTTATTTTAGTGATCTCTCGGCTGACAGCGACAGAGTCGGTGGAGCACACCTGCGATCGCATTTTAGAGAGCCTGCAACCCTCCTTCGCGGTCAATGCCCACCAACTGCACATTGGCACCAGCATTGGCATCGCCCTCTTTCCTCAAAATGGCACCGACCCAACCACCCTGCTGCGCCACGCCGACCAAGCTCTGTATCAGGCCAAAAACCAGGGCCGCAATACCTACCGTTTTTACCAGTCGGAGTTAAACGTCAACTGCATTGGCGATAGCGAACCAAGCTAG
- a CDS encoding hybrid sensor histidine kinase/response regulator has product MPYDHDSFPKGDILVVDDRADNLRLLANLLNDQGYKVRKVIKGELTFDVAVVNPPDLILLDIIMPDITGFEICQQLKADGRTQAIPVIFLSALDEPLDKVRAFAVGGEDYITKPFEIEEVVVRIEHQLRLVRMQRQLHAQNQQLQSEIADREKAETALQQINQELETRIAQRTTEITQANRQLQTLGQQLKQALDQEQALSQLKSQIITAISHEYRTPMAIISSSVGVLENYADQLTVPLRQKHFFRIQAAIQRMTDLIDDVIFLNYLEFGNRNPELGVVDLKAIAQGAIASLSPSQSPSHDIQVLLAADCQFQTTDARLITKILLNLLSNAIKFSPANPNIKLQIGCDSKCFFFIIQDQGIGIPEADQDRILESFYRAANAENIQGVGLGLTIVKKCVDLLGGQISIVSTLNQETTVTVSFPIGINASLDA; this is encoded by the coding sequence ATGCCCTACGACCACGATTCATTCCCCAAAGGCGATATTTTAGTCGTCGATGACCGTGCCGATAACTTGAGGCTGCTGGCCAATTTACTGAACGACCAGGGGTACAAAGTTCGTAAGGTGATCAAGGGCGAACTCACCTTTGATGTGGCCGTGGTCAACCCCCCCGACCTGATTCTGCTCGACATCATTATGCCGGATATAACCGGCTTTGAGATTTGTCAACAGCTCAAGGCCGATGGGCGCACCCAGGCTATTCCAGTAATTTTTCTCAGCGCCCTTGACGAACCTCTCGACAAGGTGAGGGCGTTTGCCGTAGGAGGCGAAGATTACATTACCAAACCCTTTGAAATTGAAGAGGTAGTGGTCCGCATTGAGCACCAGCTGCGCCTGGTTCGCATGCAGCGGCAGCTCCATGCGCAAAATCAGCAGCTACAGAGCGAGATCGCTGATCGCGAAAAGGCTGAAACTGCTCTGCAGCAGATCAACCAGGAGCTAGAAACCCGCATTGCCCAGCGCACGACCGAAATTACCCAGGCCAACCGGCAATTGCAAACCTTGGGTCAGCAGCTCAAGCAAGCCCTCGATCAAGAACAGGCGCTCAGTCAGCTTAAGTCTCAAATTATCACCGCTATTTCCCACGAATATCGCACGCCGATGGCGATTATTAGTAGCTCGGTGGGGGTGCTAGAAAACTACGCCGATCAGCTGACTGTGCCACTGCGGCAAAAGCATTTTTTCCGTATTCAAGCGGCTATTCAGCGGATGACTGACTTGATCGACGATGTGATTTTTTTGAACTATTTGGAGTTTGGCAATCGCAACCCGGAGTTGGGTGTAGTCGATCTGAAGGCGATCGCCCAAGGTGCAATCGCTAGTCTGTCCCCAAGCCAATCGCCTAGCCATGACATTCAGGTTCTCTTAGCGGCTGACTGCCAGTTCCAAACTACCGATGCTCGATTGATTACCAAAATATTACTCAATCTATTGAGCAATGCGATTAAATTTTCCCCTGCTAATCCAAACATCAAACTTCAGATTGGCTGTGACTCTAAGTGCTTTTTCTTTATCATCCAAGATCAGGGAATTGGCATTCCAGAGGCCGATCAAGATCGCATACTAGAGTCATTTTATCGGGCCGCCAATGCTGAAAATATCCAGGGTGTAGGCCTGGGTCTAACCATCGTCAAAAAATGTGTAGATCTGCTCGGGGGGCAGATTTCCATCGTCAGCACGCTAAACCAAGAAACTACGGTAACAGTCAGCTTCCCCATCGGTATCAACGCCAGCCTTGACGCCTGA
- a CDS encoding DNA/RNA non-specific endonuclease: MAVYRLRFWRRSLALLALGLGLAGCGDLLLVTRWRTPVDLSTLPPCVDDDCNCGDFAAQAQAQAVLDAFAGDPYGLDGDGNGQACERLPTVLPPSDPPAPASTNPHLALGNPSQAATTNPNNYLIQRDQYVLSYNRDRNGLNWASWEVDAAWLGSVGRQDNFRPDGGLPAGFYQVTPNDYRGSGYDRGHVVPSGDRTRTVADNAATFLMTNIMPQAPENNRGPWRELEEYGRSLVYQYDRSLHVFAGAYGSQGDVGNRAIAIPSRLWKIVVVYDQLSDGSLEVSGDTQIIAVDLPNTNQVVSDWRHYQTSIQRIEIATGYTFLENLPPALQTTLKANAGQ; this comes from the coding sequence ATGGCTGTTTATCGACTGCGTTTTTGGCGGCGATCGCTCGCGTTATTGGCCCTGGGCCTCGGTCTGGCTGGCTGTGGTGATCTACTGCTCGTCACTCGTTGGCGCACCCCTGTCGACCTCTCGACCTTACCCCCCTGCGTCGACGATGACTGCAACTGCGGCGATTTTGCCGCCCAGGCCCAGGCGCAAGCGGTGCTAGACGCCTTTGCAGGCGACCCCTACGGCCTCGATGGTGACGGCAATGGTCAGGCCTGTGAGCGACTGCCCACGGTGCTGCCACCCTCCGATCCGCCAGCGCCAGCCTCAACTAACCCGCACCTGGCGCTGGGCAATCCTAGCCAGGCGGCTACTACCAACCCCAACAATTACTTAATTCAGCGGGATCAGTATGTTCTCAGCTATAACCGCGATCGCAACGGGTTGAACTGGGCCAGTTGGGAGGTCGATGCCGCCTGGCTTGGCTCTGTGGGGCGTCAAGACAACTTTCGCCCCGACGGTGGACTGCCCGCCGGATTTTATCAGGTTACCCCTAACGACTACCGGGGCAGTGGCTACGATCGTGGCCATGTGGTGCCCTCAGGCGATCGCACCCGCACCGTGGCCGATAACGCCGCCACATTTTTAATGACCAATATCATGCCCCAGGCCCCCGAAAACAACCGTGGCCCCTGGCGAGAACTGGAAGAATACGGGCGATCGCTCGTCTATCAATACGATCGCAGCCTGCATGTCTTTGCCGGGGCCTATGGTAGCCAAGGTGATGTGGGCAACCGGGCGATCGCCATCCCCTCGCGTCTATGGAAAATCGTGGTGGTCTACGATCAGCTTAGCGATGGCAGCCTAGAGGTCAGTGGCGACACCCAAATCATTGCTGTAGATCTGCCCAACACAAATCAAGTGGTGTCAGACTGGCGTCATTATCAAACCTCGATCCAGCGCATTGAGATAGCAACGGGCTACACCTTTCTAGAAAACCTGCCCCCAGCGCTCCAGACTACGCTAAAAGCGAACGCTGGCCAGTAG
- a CDS encoding P-II family nitrogen regulator — protein MSSSLTKGTLVTIIGEAVLQNRLINLLTELQVSGYTLVPAQGAGSHGRRMGDIAGYNTNIELKTLVSADLSNQLIEALKPFQDTHALIVFRQTVEGLFD, from the coding sequence ATGTCATCTTCTCTAACCAAAGGCACTCTCGTTACGATCATTGGTGAAGCTGTTCTGCAAAATCGGCTGATCAATCTACTCACCGAACTGCAAGTCTCGGGCTACACCCTGGTACCCGCCCAGGGCGCTGGCAGCCATGGTAGACGCATGGGTGATATTGCTGGCTATAACACCAATATTGAGCTTAAAACCCTAGTCTCCGCCGACCTCTCCAACCAGCTCATTGAAGCCTTAAAACCCTTTCAAGACACCCATGCCCTGATTGTCTTTCGCCAAACTGTAGAAGGCTTGTTTGATTGA
- a CDS encoding YidH family protein produces MPDFNPQDELARDRNHLAADRSLLSFARSSLTLIGFGVGIDQVVSAIAPAGRFIDLWAYGLSLLLVGLGVVTLALAIRDYQGEMQRLQAPVYRYTPRPALGSTTGLAVLVVGTLAFLWLGLQL; encoded by the coding sequence ATGCCTGATTTTAACCCCCAAGACGAACTTGCTCGCGATCGCAACCACCTGGCCGCCGATCGCTCCCTGCTATCCTTTGCGCGCAGCAGTCTCACCCTAATCGGCTTCGGGGTAGGGATTGATCAAGTGGTCAGCGCCATTGCTCCGGCTGGACGCTTTATCGACCTTTGGGCCTACGGCCTCAGCCTGCTGTTGGTGGGCCTGGGCGTTGTCACCCTGGCCCTCGCCATCCGCGATTATCAAGGAGAAATGCAGCGGCTGCAGGCTCCGGTGTATCGCTATACCCCCCGTCCAGCCCTAGGGAGCACGACCGGCCTGGCGGTGCTGGTCGTAGGCACCCTGGCCTTCCTTTGGTTGGGGCTACAACTATGA
- a CDS encoding MFS transporter gives MTATVSPGSFEQRLDNASLTRAMALLWVLSAGLIALDGFDFFVIGVALPFLKRDFGLDATTLGAVATAAVVGSLVGSLTLGPITDRVGRKPMLIVDVLLFVVATAGTALAWNVASLIAFRFLVGVAIGADYPISVAYITENVPARYRGRLVIGAFTFQAVGAMLGALTGVVVISLYQVFYPDPEPMAVQYAWRWMLGVGVLLAVLVAAVRLSVQLESPRYYISRGEYDKASAAASQLLGDAIVITAEGEPPPETEPTTLATLFTPLHRRSTLLASLPWFLQDIATYGIGIFTPAIIAMLALSTETNFMVQEMNAAKGAALVDVFLIVGFLGAVALVDRLGRIRLQIIGFGGMAVGLLLLAASGLVSPDQGAATGLVLAGFVVFNLMMNAGPNATTFLLSGEVFPTHLRATGAGFAAAFAKAGAVLGTFVLPIAAKSWGISPLLMGLAVICGLAAALTYRFRIETTGQSLEAVQDWERSLSLTPPSQGG, from the coding sequence ATGACCGCAACGGTATCTCCCGGTTCCTTTGAACAGCGGTTGGATAACGCCTCCCTGACCCGCGCTATGGCGTTGCTCTGGGTGCTCTCGGCGGGGCTGATTGCTCTAGACGGGTTTGATTTTTTTGTGATCGGGGTCGCCCTTCCCTTCCTGAAGCGAGATTTTGGCCTGGATGCCACCACCCTGGGGGCGGTGGCTACGGCAGCGGTGGTGGGTTCCCTGGTGGGTTCCCTCACCCTGGGGCCAATTACTGACCGGGTGGGGCGCAAACCGATGCTAATTGTCGATGTGCTGCTGTTTGTGGTGGCGACGGCAGGCACGGCCCTGGCCTGGAATGTCGCTTCGCTGATTGCGTTTCGCTTTCTGGTAGGGGTGGCGATCGGGGCCGACTACCCGATCAGCGTCGCCTACATCACCGAAAATGTCCCCGCCCGCTACCGGGGGCGATTGGTGATTGGAGCCTTTACCTTTCAGGCGGTGGGGGCCATGCTGGGGGCGCTGACCGGAGTGGTGGTCATATCTCTGTACCAGGTGTTCTATCCCGATCCGGAACCCATGGCGGTGCAGTATGCCTGGCGCTGGATGCTAGGGGTGGGGGTACTCTTGGCAGTTCTAGTGGCGGCGGTGCGGCTGAGCGTTCAGCTAGAAAGCCCACGGTACTACATTAGCCGGGGTGAGTATGACAAGGCTTCGGCAGCCGCCAGCCAACTTTTGGGAGACGCGATCGTCATTACAGCTGAGGGTGAACCGCCCCCAGAGACCGAGCCCACAACCCTGGCCACGCTGTTTACCCCGCTCCATCGGCGCAGTACGCTGCTGGCCTCCCTGCCATGGTTTTTGCAAGATATTGCCACCTACGGCATCGGCATTTTTACCCCGGCCATTATCGCCATGCTGGCCCTGTCTACGGAAACTAATTTCATGGTGCAGGAGATGAATGCGGCCAAAGGGGCGGCGCTGGTGGATGTGTTTTTGATCGTCGGGTTTCTCGGTGCCGTGGCCCTAGTGGATCGCCTGGGGCGCATTCGCCTTCAAATCATCGGCTTTGGGGGCATGGCGGTGGGGCTGCTGCTGCTGGCCGCTTCGGGGTTAGTCTCGCCAGATCAGGGGGCCGCAACAGGGCTGGTGTTGGCTGGGTTTGTAGTGTTCAACCTGATGATGAATGCTGGCCCCAATGCCACCACCTTTTTACTCTCGGGAGAGGTGTTTCCGACTCACCTGCGGGCCACGGGGGCCGGGTTTGCGGCGGCCTTTGCCAAGGCGGGGGCGGTGCTGGGCACCTTTGTGCTGCCCATTGCGGCCAAATCCTGGGGGATTTCGCCCTTACTGATGGGCTTGGCGGTGATCTGTGGGCTGGCGGCAGCACTTACCTACCGCTTCCGCATTGAAACCACGGGCCAATCCCTAGAGGCGGTGCAGGACTGGGAGCGATCGCTATCTCTCACCCCACCCTCCCAAGGCGGCTAA
- a CDS encoding PAS domain-containing protein, which produces MGISHQIEAVYQRALRLREQATTNPVDPSLLNLALDNLYLVLEELQAVDAELHQQNQRLSATRGEVDLERQRYRTLFELAPDGYLVTDSKGKIYHANRAAESLFALPQTGLVGKPLVVLIEQGDWPEFQRRLAQPHPATPWEVMLKSRQQEPVTVAITTNFLKDSRQGVTTILWLLRDVSQQRRLEQQQPTAHTDLDDLIAARIAELTQANAQLRQDLNNCRQGRSQ; this is translated from the coding sequence ATGGGTATCTCGCATCAAATTGAGGCTGTCTACCAACGTGCTCTGCGGCTGCGCGAGCAGGCCACTACCAACCCTGTCGATCCATCGCTGCTAAATTTGGCCCTTGACAACCTCTACCTCGTGCTCGAAGAGCTCCAGGCGGTAGATGCCGAGCTGCACCAGCAAAACCAAAGACTCAGCGCCACCCGAGGCGAGGTAGACCTCGAACGCCAGCGCTATCGCACCCTGTTTGAGCTAGCTCCCGATGGCTACTTAGTCACCGACAGCAAAGGAAAAATCTATCACGCCAACCGAGCAGCAGAGAGTTTATTTGCCCTCCCCCAGACGGGGCTGGTGGGCAAACCCCTAGTGGTGCTGATCGAGCAGGGCGACTGGCCAGAGTTTCAGCGGCGGCTGGCTCAGCCCCACCCCGCTACACCCTGGGAAGTCATGCTCAAATCGCGGCAGCAGGAGCCAGTTACGGTGGCGATCACCACCAATTTCCTCAAAGACAGCCGCCAAGGGGTGACCACTATTCTTTGGTTGCTGCGAGACGTTTCTCAGCAGCGCCGCCTAGAGCAGCAGCAACCGACAGCCCACACCGATCTCGACGATCTAATCGCTGCCCGCATCGCAGAACTCACCCAGGCCAATGCCCAACTACGTCAAGACCTCAACAACTGTCGTCAGGGCAGATCGCAATGA
- a CDS encoding YidH family protein — MTPPNNPATELAKERNRAAEERTLMAWIRTSLALIGFGFGIERIVAAIYQALGDAVNPLRLSRILGLSFVALGTFAMLFAALDHQRQLKRIQRNDLVYQSRQSPALVVAYILTGLGAIAFLGVLISPLLT; from the coding sequence ATGACCCCACCCAACAACCCCGCCACCGAACTCGCCAAAGAACGCAACCGCGCCGCCGAAGAACGCACCCTAATGGCCTGGATTCGCACATCCCTCGCGCTCATTGGGTTTGGCTTTGGAATTGAACGCATTGTGGCCGCCATCTACCAAGCCCTGGGCGATGCCGTTAACCCGCTACGGCTGTCGCGCATTTTGGGCCTGTCCTTCGTAGCTCTAGGCACCTTTGCCATGCTGTTTGCCGCCCTCGACCACCAACGCCAACTCAAACGCATCCAGCGCAACGACCTGGTTTACCAATCCCGCCAATCCCCTGCCCTGGTGGTAGCCTACATCCTCACCGGACTCGGGGCGATCGCCTTCCTCGGCGTGCTGATCAGCCCCCTACTGACCTAA
- a CDS encoding YidH family protein, with protein sequence MPPQKAAIAMTDSRPQNPINTTNELAKERNRAAAERTINAWLGICLSLIGFGVAFDQIFRSLRRRFPNLEPAITKETATLIGMGFVGLGLVLLGIALIQHRLAVNSIERPDYLMLSVGALNRVVVVGIVMLGLAGLVATLFLI encoded by the coding sequence ATGCCACCCCAAAAAGCTGCGATCGCCATGACAGATTCAAGGCCTCAAAACCCGATTAATACGACTAATGAATTGGCGAAGGAACGCAATCGGGCGGCGGCGGAACGAACCATTAATGCCTGGTTGGGAATCTGCCTCAGTTTGATCGGTTTTGGGGTTGCCTTTGACCAAATTTTTCGCAGTTTGCGACGGCGATTTCCTAATCTGGAACCGGCCATCACCAAGGAGACAGCCACGCTGATTGGCATGGGATTTGTAGGGTTGGGGCTGGTGTTGTTGGGCATAGCGTTGATTCAACATCGGTTAGCCGTAAACAGTATTGAGCGGCCCGACTATTTGATGCTGTCGGTGGGGGCTTTGAACCGGGTGGTGGTAGTCGGCATTGTGATGTTGGGGCTAGCTGGTCTGGTAGCCACGCTGTTTTTGATTTAA
- a CDS encoding NYN domain-containing protein — protein MSNRYGLKRLSIFVDGNNMFYAQQKNGWFFDPKRVLEYFLGLDGGATLVNAFWYTGLKDPQDQRGFRDALISLGYTVRTKILKEYYDDTSGRYSQKANLDIEIAIDMFNTVDQYDEVVLFSGDGDFERAIELLRSKNTHITVVSTEGMIARELRNATDRYIDLNSVRKYIEKD, from the coding sequence ATGTCTAACAGGTACGGTTTAAAGCGGCTGTCTATATTTGTAGACGGCAATAATATGTTCTATGCTCAGCAAAAAAATGGCTGGTTTTTTGACCCCAAACGAGTATTGGAGTATTTCCTAGGATTAGACGGAGGCGCTACCCTAGTCAATGCCTTTTGGTATACCGGCCTCAAAGACCCCCAAGACCAGCGAGGCTTTCGAGATGCCCTGATCAGCTTAGGCTATACCGTTCGTACTAAAATCCTCAAAGAATACTACGACGATACTTCAGGACGATATTCCCAAAAAGCCAACCTTGATATTGAAATTGCCATCGACATGTTTAACACGGTCGATCAATACGATGAAGTGGTTTTATTTAGTGGGGATGGCGACTTCGAACGAGCCATTGAACTACTGCGATCGAAAAATACCCACATCACAGTGGTCTCGACGGAAGGGATGATTGCCCGCGAACTGCGGAATGCCACAGATCGCTACATCGATCTCAACAGCGTCCGCAAATACATTGAAAAAGACTGA
- a CDS encoding chemotaxis protein CheB: MLLPPPADDAPPVSIQSEELFPVVAIGASAGGLEAFTQLISHLPATTGMAFVLVQHLDPSQPSLLSEIMGRTTEMPVLEVTDGVAIAPNQVYVIPPNAAMTIVAGELRLQPRPRSRTGSHTIDRFFSALAQERGTKAIGVVLSGADGDGTLGLEAIKAAGGITFSQSEASAKFSSMPHMAIATGQVDFIQPPEEIAHTLASLSEHPYVSISSPAEPAAPQESNPSTDALAAILAQMKRATKVDFAQYKPTTVKRRIFRRMALHHLESLESYGQYLRANPKEVQALHQEILIGVTSFFRDREVFTALEQMVFPALLRDTQRVAQEGQRNPDQPLRIWVAGCSTGEEAYSIAICLLEYLGRHSASPPIQIFATDVSELAIEVARFGWYSPSQVSDVSPERLQRFFVPADGGYQINKVVRELCVFACQNLITDPPFSRLDLISCRNVLIYFGAALQSKVLPMFHYGLKPDGFLLLGSSETVGEFSALFSLVDSRYKLYAKQSSSLPLSFDFDPTAYTPNPQPPRPDPPRDRSQDIDLYALADQTVLNRYGPAGVLVNDRLEILQFRGQTGAYLEPAPGRASLNLLTMAKGGLRLDLRTALYEAQQTGQAVQRRSLQLTTGDRPHAVQIEIVPLEPQPAGKAYYLVLFTDGLEGGVSEVPAADGDPAATLEIKQYLQENLALQQDLDTTRSHLQSIIQEQEATNQDLRAANEEILSSNEELQSTNEELQTAKEEIQATNEELSTINDELYRRNAETTRISDDFQNLLSSIHIPILMLEDDLRIRRFTPTAAALFNLIPGDVGRPLGDINHRLMVSDLEARILNVITTLEQSSQEVQDRSGHWYDLRIRPYRTLDNRIDGAVVVLVDIDSLRRAADQLRQARDYADAIVQTVREALVVLDHDLQVVTANRQFYQTFQVSPSDTEGRSIFALGNGQWDIPQLRSLLYDLLPQDLQVNDFEVVHSFETIGPQTMRLNARKMTQVNGDDLVLLAIETGGDRTANGG, encoded by the coding sequence ATGCTTCTCCCGCCTCCCGCCGATGACGCCCCACCAGTCTCTATCCAGTCAGAAGAGTTGTTCCCGGTGGTGGCGATTGGGGCATCGGCGGGAGGGCTAGAGGCCTTTACCCAACTGATTAGCCATCTGCCCGCCACCACGGGAATGGCCTTTGTGCTGGTGCAGCACCTCGACCCCAGCCAGCCCAGCCTGCTGAGCGAAATCATGGGCCGCACCACCGAGATGCCAGTGCTGGAGGTGACCGATGGGGTGGCGATCGCCCCCAACCAGGTCTACGTTATTCCCCCCAATGCGGCGATGACCATTGTGGCGGGCGAGCTGCGGCTGCAACCCCGACCGCGATCGCGCACCGGCAGCCACACCATCGACAGATTCTTTAGCGCCCTGGCCCAGGAGCGGGGCACCAAAGCCATTGGCGTGGTGCTCTCGGGGGCCGATGGCGATGGCACCCTGGGCCTGGAGGCGATCAAGGCGGCGGGGGGCATCACCTTTTCGCAGTCGGAGGCGTCGGCCAAATTTAGCAGCATGCCCCATATGGCGATCGCCACTGGGCAAGTCGATTTCATTCAACCGCCGGAGGAGATTGCCCACACCCTGGCTAGCCTCAGCGAGCACCCCTATGTCAGCATCTCCAGCCCGGCGGAGCCAGCAGCACCCCAGGAAAGCAACCCTAGCACCGACGCCCTAGCCGCCATTCTCGCCCAGATGAAGCGAGCCACCAAGGTCGACTTTGCCCAATACAAGCCCACCACCGTGAAACGGCGCATCTTTCGCCGTATGGCCCTGCACCATCTAGAAAGCCTAGAGAGCTACGGTCAGTACCTGCGGGCTAACCCCAAAGAGGTGCAGGCGCTGCACCAGGAAATTTTGATTGGTGTGACCAGTTTTTTCCGCGATCGGGAGGTGTTTACGGCTCTGGAGCAAATGGTGTTTCCGGCTCTACTGCGCGATACTCAACGAGTGGCCCAAGAGGGCCAACGCAACCCCGACCAACCCCTGCGCATTTGGGTAGCGGGCTGCTCGACCGGCGAAGAGGCCTACTCCATTGCCATTTGCCTGCTGGAGTACCTGGGTCGCCACAGCGCTAGCCCGCCGATTCAAATTTTTGCCACCGATGTCAGCGAGTTGGCCATTGAGGTGGCCCGCTTTGGCTGGTACTCGCCCAGCCAGGTCAGCGATGTGTCGCCGGAGCGGTTGCAGCGGTTTTTTGTGCCCGCTGACGGTGGCTACCAAATCAACAAAGTGGTGCGGGAGCTGTGCGTTTTTGCCTGCCAAAATTTAATCACCGACCCGCCCTTTTCGCGGCTGGATTTAATTAGCTGCCGCAATGTGTTGATTTACTTTGGGGCGGCGTTGCAAAGCAAGGTGCTGCCCATGTTTCACTACGGGCTTAAGCCCGACGGTTTTTTGCTGCTGGGGTCATCGGAGACGGTGGGGGAGTTTAGCGCCCTATTTTCGCTAGTGGACAGCCGCTATAAACTCTACGCCAAGCAGTCGTCATCGCTGCCCTTGAGCTTTGACTTTGACCCCACTGCCTACACCCCCAACCCCCAGCCCCCCCGACCCGACCCACCTCGCGATCGCAGTCAAGACATTGACCTCTACGCTCTGGCCGACCAAACGGTGCTCAATCGCTATGGCCCGGCAGGGGTGCTGGTGAACGACCGGCTGGAGATTTTGCAGTTTCGGGGGCAGACCGGGGCCTATCTGGAGCCGGCCCCCGGTCGCGCCAGCCTCAATTTGCTCACCATGGCCAAAGGAGGGCTGCGGCTCGACCTGCGCACGGCTCTCTACGAGGCTCAGCAAACGGGCCAGGCGGTGCAGCGGCGATCGCTGCAGCTGACGACGGGCGATCGCCCCCACGCGGTGCAGATCGAGATTGTGCCCCTAGAGCCCCAGCCTGCGGGCAAGGCCTACTACCTGGTGCTGTTTACTGATGGTCTGGAGGGGGGCGTTAGCGAGGTTCCTGCCGCAGATGGCGACCCCGCCGCGACCCTAGAGATCAAGCAGTATTTGCAGGAAAACCTCGCGCTCCAGCAGGATCTCGACACCACCCGATCGCACCTGCAATCGATCATCCAAGAGCAGGAGGCCACCAACCAGGATTTGCGGGCCGCCAACGAAGAAATTCTCTCCAGCAACGAAGAGCTGCAAAGCACTAACGAAGAGCTGCAAACCGCCAAGGAAGAAATTCAGGCTACCAACGAAGAACTCAGCACCATCAACGACGAACTCTACCGCCGCAACGCCGAGACCACCCGGATCAGCGACGACTTTCAAAACCTGCTCAGCAGCATTCATATTCCCATTCTGATGCTGGAAGATGACCTGCGCATTCGCCGCTTCACCCCCACCGCCGCCGCCCTATTTAACCTGATTCCCGGCGATGTGGGCCGCCCCCTGGGAGACATCAACCACCGCCTGATGGTGAGTGACCTGGAAGCCAGAATTTTGAACGTGATCACCACCCTGGAGCAGAGCAGCCAGGAGGTGCAGGATCGGTCGGGCCACTGGTACGACCTGCGGATTCGCCCCTACCGTACCCTCGACAACCGCATTGACGGTGCCGTAGTGGTGCTGGTGGATATCGACAGCCTGCGGCGCGCCGCTGACCAGCTGCGCCAGGCCCGCGACTACGCCGACGCCATTGTGCAGACCGTGCGCGAAGCTCTGGTGGTGCTCGACCACGATCTGCAGGTGGTGACGGCCAATCGGCAGTTTTATCAGACCTTTCAGGTCAGCCCCAGCGACACCGAGGGGCGATCGATCTTTGCGCTGGGCAACGGCCAGTGGGATATTCCTCAGCTGCGATCGCTGCTCTACGACCTGCTGCCCCAAGACTTGCAGGTCAACGACTTTGAAGTGGTGCACAGCTTTGAAACCATTGGCCCCCAGACCATGCGGCTCAATGCCCGCAAAATGACCCAGGTCAACGGCGACGATTTGGTGCTGCTGGCGATTGAAACCGGGGGCGATCGCACCGCTAACGGCGGATAA